One stretch of Microcebus murinus isolate Inina chromosome 12, M.murinus_Inina_mat1.0, whole genome shotgun sequence DNA includes these proteins:
- the CCDC183 gene encoding coiled-coil domain-containing protein 183, which yields MRATMKSLSEADVEEQTQELRTITRLQEQCRTLQIQGMKEKSAQNKATITLLRGNIRRGIHDWALAKKCDQWTVSRACGKDTLLRLAHCRSTVEVARERLRKYVFDRVNVHNVLIHLVRRRGQKLENMQLELAGLNSYPDGSKEEQQLLQVIRQLENNIEKTVIKITTSQHVQLLYVDLLDYLKQVLVVYPTELDKLQNLVTSYCSELSDMTVMSQDAMMITDEVKRNMRQKEANFIEERRARENRLNQQKKLIDKIHTKETSEKYRRGQTDLDFPTNLMSIDTPRVRKKETSTTDIEYQTDVTALVDKVKTAVRCSHLWDIAGRFLAQKNTEENLQLQMEDCEERRRQLEALAKKLQLEEAVLKFHQAPDSVSYNSIEKKMKDTLRGEQERLQVAYANLTKSQKLLLTLQMGIDNLYIRLVGVAPSSIQKEAVVPDTLDLYSKLEYCEGKLMWLIDRVQAFSRTEEVNTMVRDALESSTLKEKHNTRISFEDLEEDMIETFQFADVDHSYVPSRAEIKGQAQQLIEGKLKVGKVKKKK from the exons ATGAGGGCCACCATGAAGAGCCTCAGCGAGGCAGATGTGGAGGAGCAGACGCAGGAGCTGAGGACCATCACTCGACTCCAGG AGCAATGTCGGACGCTCCAGATCCAGGGCATGAAAGAGAAGTCAGCCCAGAACAAGGCCACGATAACCCTCCTGCGTGGCAACATCCGCCGCGGGATCCATGACTGGGCTTTGGCCAAGAAG TGCGACCAGTGGACCGTGTCCAGGGCCTGCGGGAAAGACACGCTCTTGAGGCTGGCGCACTGCCGCAGCACCGTGGAG GTGGCGCGGGAGAGGCTGCGCAAGTACGTCTTCGACCGCGTGAACGTGCACAACGTGCTGATCCACCTGGTGCGGCGGCGCGGGCAGAAGCTGGAGAACATGCAGCTGGAGCTGGCAGGCCTGAACAGCTACCCGGACGGCAGCAAGGaggagcagcagctgctgcag GTCATTCGCCAGCTGGAGAACAACATCGAAAAGACAGTGATCAAGATCACCACGAGCCAGCACGTGCAGCTGCTGTACGTGGACCTGCTGGACTACCTGAAGCAA GTGCTGGTGGTATACCCCACAGAGCTGGACAAGCTGCAGAATCTTGTGACCAGCTACTGCTCTGAGCTGTCGGATATGACGGTCATGTCCCAAGACGCCATGATGATCACAGATGAGGTCAAG AGGAACATGAGGCAAAAGGAGGCGAACTTCATCGAGGAGCGCAGGGCACGGGAGAATCGGCTCAACCAGCAGAAGAAGCTGATTGACAAGATCCATACCAAGGAGACCAGTGAAAAGTACCGCCGG GGCCAGACGGACCTGGACTTCCCTACCAACCTGATGAGCATAGATACCCCGAGAG tgaggaaaaaagaaacctctACAACTGACATTGAATACCAGACGGATGTGACCGCTCTCGTGGATAAAGTCAAGACTGCTGTGCGGTGCTCCCACCTCTGG GACATCGCTGGCCGGTTCCTGGCCCAGAAGAACACAGAGGAGAACCTGCAGCTGCAGATGGAGGACTGTGAGGAGAGGCGGAGGCAGCTGGAGGCCCTGGCCAAGAAGCTGCAGCTGGAGGAGGCAGTGCTCAAGTTCCACCAGGCGCCGGATTCTGTCAG CTATAACTCCATTGAGAAGAAGATGAAGGACACACTGAGAGGGGAACAGGAAAGGCTCCAGGTGGCCTACGCCAACCTGACCAAGAGCCAGAAGCTACTGCTAACCCTCCAGATGGGCATCGACAACCTCTACATCCGGCTGGTCGGGGTGGCCCCGTCTTCTATCCAG AAAGAAGCGGTGGTCCCCGACACCCTCGATTTGTACAGCAAGCTGGAGTACTGCGAGGGGAAGCTCATGTGGCTGATCGACCGAGTGCAGGCCTTCTCCAGGACCGAGGAG GTCAACACGATGGTGAGGGACGCCCTCGAGTCGTCCACGCTGAAGGAGAAGCACAACACCAGGATCAGCTTTGAGGACCTGGAGGAGGATATGATCG AGACCTTCCAGTTCGCCGACGTGGACCACAGCTACGTGCCCTCGCGCGCCGAGATCAAGGGGCAGGCCCAGCAGCTGATCGAGGGGAAGCTCAAGGTGGGGAAGGTGAAGAAGAAGAAGTAG